From the genome of Candidatus Poribacteria bacterium:
TAGCCGTGAGGATCACGATCGGTATATCCCTCGTTTTAGGATCGCTTTTGAGATGTTCGATCACGTCAAACCCGTCCATCTCGGGCATCATCAGATCCAGCACGATCAGATCCGGGGTTTCATCTGCAGCTATCTGTATTCCTTCCCTGCCGCCATAGGCCTTCAAAATGGAGTATTCCATCGATGAGAGGATTTCTGAGATGATTTCCACGGCATTTGGATCATCGTCAACGACCAGCACCTTAGCCTGATCTTTCCTCGATAGTCCAGCTCTCTCGAGCGCTCTCATCAGAGAGAGCCGATCTATCGGCTTTTGAAGCACTGCTGATGCGCCAAGTGCCATCCCTTTACCCTCTTCGTGGAGGACGGATATGATCACCACAGGTGTTCCTCTCAACTCCTCATCCTCGTTTAGCTTTTCAAGGAATTGCCATCCGTCCATCACAGGCATCATTATATCCAGCGTTATCAGATCGGGCTTAAGCTGGCGCGCCATCCTAAGCCCTTCCTCTCCGCTGAGTGCGATCGCGGTCCGACATCCTAGATCCTCCAGATATTCCCTCAGTAGCGAAGCGAAGTTAAGATCGTCCTCCACTATCAACGCCACCTTCTCCCTCTTCTCGGCAGAAACCTTTTTCCCTTTCGG
Proteins encoded in this window:
- a CDS encoding response regulator produces the protein VSDTGIGIPREKIEEIFKPFVQLDSSLSRQYEGTGLGLALTRRLVELLGGRIWVESQLGKGSTFHFTIPVELEKGKNDERRGIKIPTPKGKKVSAEKREKVALIVEDDLNFASLLREYLEDLGCRTAIALSGEEGLRMARQLKPDLITLDIMMPVMDGWQFLEKLNEDEELRGTPVVIISVLHEEGKGMALGASAVLQKPIDRLSLMRALERAGLSRKDQAKVLVVDDDPNAVEIISEILSSMEYSILKAYGGREGIQIAADETPDLIVLDLMMPEMDGFDVIEHLKSDPKTRDIPIVILTAKLLTEEDIRRLNGHIVSITRKGEFSREEFLREVRNVLGEKLTSEKETEHGKDSGGRGPRGKPPVDGGDNQADGT